The proteins below come from a single Xyrauchen texanus isolate HMW12.3.18 chromosome 3, RBS_HiC_50CHRs, whole genome shotgun sequence genomic window:
- the ifitm1 gene encoding interferon-induced transmembrane protein 1 translates to METCTGMSVQDNRVFTKQPVFVTIPDHHFKDDIVLSTLSLHYGNPCCLGAVAMYNSVKARDSTFRGDFVAARSYGTRARRLNIASFCIIGFVVFVSIIILILIFKLTKPDLKNESK, encoded by the exons ATGGAGACATGCACAGGAATGTCAGTGCAGGACAACAGAGTCTTCACTAAGCAACCAGTGTTTGTCACCATACCTGACCACCATTTCAAAGATGATATCGTTTTGTCCACGCTAAGTCTCCACTACGGTAACCCTTGCTGCCTTGGGGCTGTGGCCATGTACAACTCGGTGAAG GCCAGAGACAGCACTTTTCGTGGAGACTTTGTGGCAGCAAGGTCCTATGGAACCAGAGCTCGCCGCCTAAACATCGCTTCCTTCTGCATTATTGGCTTCGTCGTATTCGTctccatcatcatcctcatcctcatcttTAAGTTAACTAAACCAGATCTcaaaaatgaatcaaaatga